In a single window of the Candidatus Nanosynbacter featherlites genome:
- the dnaG gene encoding DNA primase, whose product MQDAKEEVRARLNIEDVIGEYVQLKRAGRNLKGLSPFTDERTPSFMVSPEKQIWHDFSSGKGGDVFSFVMLVEGMDFRQSLEHLARKAGVDLSLFSRGDGRTAKRRARAAEALELAAKFFQQSLLRTPRALEYVVKKRGLTRQTIQDFMIGFAPDDGSSLVTALTKRGFSKQELADAGLTNRFGGDLYRGRMVVALMDATGRVVGFTGRIIQDEIDAPKYLNTPQTLLFDKSRHIFGLSQAKESIRKSDEVVIVEGNLDVVSSHQAGVRQVVATAGTAITEQHLKTLSRLAGRIKLAFDGDKAGLNATERAIKLSQTIGVELEVVSLPEGSKDPDELIKTQGVEQWKSVITKAMPAVAWVIQQYSQRENLTTAEGKRRFSTASLGLIRSLHDPVEQEHYLQVVAKKTGASIDALKAKMSGITTNKTVLRHSKTKKTAPQKPSDETLDMLLGLAAQEPSVRRWLASVPEEVTDNANTRELLKYLTQNPNATLDPIPENLKNIEEYVKIVQLKFDTRYADWKQDDLPGEMARLVKHVISKHRENKIQQLMSNLRDAETANDESLAQDLRHQLNALIKEKA is encoded by the coding sequence ATGCAAGATGCCAAAGAAGAAGTGCGGGCGCGACTGAATATTGAGGACGTGATTGGTGAATATGTTCAGCTGAAACGGGCGGGTCGTAATCTCAAGGGACTCAGCCCGTTTACTGATGAGCGAACGCCGAGTTTTATGGTGAGTCCGGAAAAACAGATTTGGCATGATTTTTCTTCGGGCAAGGGTGGTGATGTGTTTTCATTTGTGATGCTGGTGGAAGGAATGGATTTTCGTCAGTCGTTGGAGCATTTGGCGCGCAAGGCGGGCGTGGATCTGAGCTTATTTTCCCGCGGTGATGGACGAACGGCCAAACGGCGAGCCCGGGCAGCTGAAGCATTAGAGCTTGCTGCAAAATTCTTTCAACAATCACTGCTGCGGACACCCAGAGCCTTGGAATATGTGGTAAAAAAACGCGGTTTGACTCGACAAACAATTCAGGATTTTATGATTGGGTTCGCGCCAGACGATGGTTCGTCATTGGTGACAGCATTAACTAAACGGGGTTTTTCAAAGCAAGAATTGGCGGACGCTGGCCTGACTAATAGGTTTGGCGGCGATTTGTATCGCGGTCGGATGGTGGTGGCACTGATGGATGCTACTGGCAGAGTGGTTGGTTTTACGGGTCGGATCATTCAAGATGAGATAGATGCCCCTAAATATTTGAACACGCCACAAACTCTTTTGTTTGATAAGTCACGGCACATCTTTGGTTTGTCTCAAGCTAAAGAATCGATTCGAAAATCAGATGAAGTAGTGATCGTTGAGGGTAATTTGGATGTGGTGAGTAGCCATCAAGCGGGAGTGCGGCAGGTTGTAGCTACGGCTGGAACGGCCATCACTGAACAGCACCTCAAAACTTTGAGCAGACTGGCTGGTAGAATCAAATTAGCATTTGATGGCGACAAGGCAGGGTTAAATGCCACAGAACGGGCCATTAAACTATCACAAACCATTGGCGTGGAGTTGGAAGTTGTTAGTTTACCAGAGGGTAGTAAGGATCCGGACGAATTGATTAAAACTCAGGGTGTAGAGCAGTGGAAATCAGTCATCACCAAAGCTATGCCCGCTGTGGCGTGGGTGATACAACAATATTCGCAGCGAGAAAATCTCACGACTGCTGAGGGGAAGCGACGATTTTCAACGGCGTCACTTGGTTTGATTCGTAGTTTACATGATCCAGTGGAACAAGAGCATTATTTGCAGGTGGTAGCCAAAAAAACAGGGGCCAGCATAGACGCTCTGAAAGCAAAGATGTCTGGCATCACAACAAACAAAACGGTTCTCCGCCACTCAAAAACCAAAAAAACCGCGCCGCAAAAACCATCAGATGAGACGCTCGATATGTTACTGGGGCTTGCAGCTCAAGAACCAAGCGTGAGGCGTTGGTTGGCGTCAGTTCCAGAAGAAGTCACGGATAATGCAAACACCCGAGAATTGTTGAAATATCTCACCCAGAACCCGAACGCAACACTGGATCCGATACCCGAAAACTTGAAAAATATTGAGGAGTATGTAAAGATAGTACAGTTGAAATTCGACACTCGTTATGCCGACTGGAAACAAGACGATTTACCAGGTGAGATGGCACGATTGGTCAAACATGTAATATCTAAACACCGTGAAAACAAAATACAACAATTAATGAGTAATTTGCGTGACGCTGAAACTGCAAATGATGAGTCGTTGGCTCAAGATCTGCGACATCAGCTGAACGCACTAATTAAGGAGAAAGCGTGA
- a CDS encoding AAA family ATPase yields the protein MIQPHAKIIALVGLAGSGKSSAVEYFTKKGIPKIYFGGVIYKAMEEAGIEPTWDNQQKFREEIRRREGKDFVVKRIVKSAHDLIDAGQKLIVLDGLYTWSEYKILKHEFPGQMSVIAVVTPKHLRYQRMAKRPERPMQPREVDQRDWSEIENLEKGGPIAIADYFVTNDRGLDELYAQLEAVTHHEHFCKAPEQC from the coding sequence ATGATACAACCACACGCAAAAATCATCGCCCTGGTCGGTCTGGCTGGTAGCGGTAAAAGTTCGGCGGTCGAATATTTCACCAAAAAGGGTATTCCAAAAATTTACTTTGGTGGCGTCATCTACAAAGCCATGGAAGAGGCCGGCATTGAACCAACTTGGGATAATCAGCAAAAATTCCGTGAGGAAATTCGCCGGCGTGAAGGCAAAGATTTCGTGGTCAAGCGTATTGTCAAATCCGCGCACGACTTGATTGACGCTGGCCAAAAGCTCATCGTCCTGGACGGTTTGTACACTTGGAGCGAATACAAAATCCTCAAGCACGAATTCCCTGGCCAGATGTCCGTCATCGCCGTCGTCACACCAAAACACCTGCGCTATCAACGCATGGCCAAACGCCCCGAGCGGCCGATGCAGCCACGCGAAGTTGACCAACGTGATTGGTCGGAAATTGAAAACCTAGAAAAAGGCGGGCCAATCGCCATTGCCGACTATTTCGTGACAAACGACCGCGGACTGGACGAATTATACGCGCAGCTGGAAGCCGTCACTCACCACGAACATTTTTGTAAGGCGCCTGAACAGTGCTAA
- the rpoD gene encoding RNA polymerase sigma factor RpoD produces the protein MTDDPIKNRPLATDETEFDEPNINDVDDDEEAEDLDALNAGQYLDDISDDSVRLYLREIGKIPLLSAEEEMELAQRVTQGDKKAKDKMAEANMRLVVSIAKRYSGRGLDFLDLIQEGNTGLLRAVEKFDPDKGFKFSTYATWWIRQAITRAIADQARTIRIPVHMVETINKLLRTQRRMTQELNREPTIEELSKELDMEPEKIEYVMKIKQDISSLDAGVGRDGDEEDSVLGDFIEDEDTVSPEESATNQLLKEQVNDVLSSLSDREQKIVRMRFGLDNGKSHTLEEVGQEFAVTRERIRQIEAKALAKLRKHKDAKKLYEYLS, from the coding sequence GTGACCGACGACCCAATAAAAAACAGGCCATTAGCAACTGATGAGACGGAGTTTGATGAACCAAACATCAATGATGTTGATGATGACGAGGAAGCTGAAGACCTTGATGCTCTGAATGCTGGGCAATATTTGGATGACATATCGGATGACTCAGTCAGATTGTATTTGCGTGAGATTGGTAAAATTCCGCTGCTCAGCGCTGAAGAAGAAATGGAATTGGCACAGCGTGTAACTCAGGGCGATAAAAAGGCTAAAGATAAGATGGCTGAGGCCAACATGCGTTTGGTGGTGTCAATTGCCAAGCGGTATTCAGGACGTGGTCTTGATTTTCTGGATTTGATCCAGGAGGGTAATACTGGTTTGCTGCGCGCGGTGGAGAAATTTGATCCAGACAAGGGCTTTAAATTTTCAACCTATGCGACGTGGTGGATTCGCCAGGCAATCACCCGAGCAATTGCTGACCAGGCACGAACCATTCGTATCCCGGTGCACATGGTGGAAACCATCAATAAATTGTTGCGCACCCAGCGACGGATGACGCAAGAGCTGAACCGTGAACCAACCATTGAAGAACTGTCTAAAGAGCTGGATATGGAGCCAGAAAAGATTGAATATGTGATGAAAATCAAGCAAGACATTTCAAGCTTAGATGCTGGCGTTGGTCGTGATGGTGATGAAGAAGATTCGGTGTTGGGTGACTTTATTGAAGATGAGGATACGGTATCGCCAGAGGAGTCAGCCACCAATCAGTTGCTCAAAGAGCAGGTTAATGATGTGTTGTCGAGCTTGAGCGATCGTGAGCAGAAAATTGTCCGTATGCGCTTTGGGTTGGACAATGGTAAAAGCCACACCTTGGAAGAAGTTGGTCAAGAATTTGCCGTGACCCGCGAACGAATTCGTCAGATTGAGGCGAAGGCTTTGGCGAAACTGAGGAAGCACAAAGACGCCAAAAAATTGTATGAATATTTGAGCTAA
- a CDS encoding MmcQ/YjbR family DNA-binding protein has protein sequence MTHKQFEEFILSLPGVWLDYPFGEDIAVYKFGRGNDSAGKMVALVAEGSKPLRVSLKCDPLLAQNLREKYETVLPGYHLNKKHWNTIICSGQLSDEEVFDLARLSWQLVSGITPESSRDAS, from the coding sequence ATGACCCATAAACAATTTGAAGAATTTATCTTGAGTTTGCCCGGTGTGTGGTTAGACTATCCGTTTGGCGAGGATATCGCGGTGTATAAATTTGGCAGGGGCAATGATAGCGCAGGGAAAATGGTGGCATTGGTGGCGGAAGGCTCAAAGCCGCTCAGGGTGAGTTTGAAATGTGACCCATTGCTGGCGCAGAATTTGCGGGAAAAATACGAAACGGTATTGCCAGGCTATCATTTAAACAAAAAGCACTGGAATACTATCATCTGCTCAGGGCAGTTGAGTGATGAAGAAGTTTTTGATTTGGCGCGGCTGAGCTGGCAGTTGGTTAGCGGTATTACACCGGAGAGCTCTCGAGACGCTTCTTGA
- the orn gene encoding oligoribonuclease, which yields MKATFKPKKILWIDLEMTGLDPVRDEILEVAAIATDWDFTEIATYEGVVRHEPEKLGKLLDRNASFWDQHPAARRGLEEQNASGKPLAEVERELLAFCDEHFTDEPRILLGGNSIHQDRRFIDQWWPMLSKRLHYRMLDVSAWKVVFEGKYGKKFAKPEDHRALEDIRGSIMELKYYLKKVKP from the coding sequence ATGAAAGCAACTTTTAAGCCAAAAAAAATTTTATGGATCGACCTGGAGATGACTGGACTAGATCCAGTGCGTGATGAGATTTTGGAAGTGGCGGCGATTGCTACGGATTGGGATTTTACGGAAATTGCGACCTATGAGGGTGTGGTGCGACATGAACCCGAGAAGCTGGGTAAGCTACTGGACCGAAATGCTAGCTTTTGGGACCAGCATCCAGCAGCGCGGCGCGGTTTGGAGGAACAAAATGCTTCGGGTAAGCCGTTAGCCGAGGTGGAGCGTGAATTATTGGCATTTTGCGATGAACATTTTACAGATGAGCCACGAATTTTGCTTGGTGGTAATTCAATTCATCAAGACCGGCGATTTATCGACCAATGGTGGCCTATGTTGTCAAAAAGACTACATTATCGGATGCTGGATGTCAGTGCTTGGAAAGTGGTGTTTGAGGGTAAATATGGTAAGAAATTTGCCAAGCCAGAGGATCATCGGGCGCTGGAGGATATTCGTGGCAGTATCATGGAACTTAAGTATTATTTAAAGAAAGTGAAACCATGA